Proteins from a single region of Chloroherpeton thalassium ATCC 35110:
- the gatC gene encoding Asp-tRNA(Asn)/Glu-tRNA(Gln) amidotransferase subunit GatC: protein MSVTKQDVEYIATLARLSFSEDEKEKMTKELNTILHYVEKLNELDTEEVEALNNMNERHNVLRPDEIVASIENSKAIKNAPDSVERFFKVPKVIG, encoded by the coding sequence ATGTCCGTTACCAAACAAGACGTCGAATACATCGCCACGCTTGCGCGTCTTTCTTTTTCCGAAGATGAAAAGGAAAAAATGACGAAAGAGCTCAACACCATTTTGCATTATGTTGAAAAGCTCAATGAACTCGATACAGAAGAAGTTGAAGCGCTCAACAACATGAACGAGCGCCACAATGTGCTCCGCCCAGACGAAATTGTAGCGTCAATCGAAAACAGCAAGGCGATCAAAAATGCGCCTGATAGCGTCGAGCGGTTCTTCAAAGTGCCGAAAGTAATCGGCTGA
- a CDS encoding DUF167 domain-containing protein, giving the protein MISCSEKNGAVDFSVRLQPRASKNEIVGEYDGALKIRIAAPPVENAANKACIEFLAKTFGIAKSQVEILSGDTSRNKLIRIYGIDKTTLLAKFYSKS; this is encoded by the coding sequence ATGATCTCGTGCTCCGAAAAAAATGGCGCGGTGGATTTCAGTGTGCGCTTGCAACCGCGAGCTTCAAAGAATGAAATCGTTGGGGAATACGACGGCGCATTGAAAATTCGAATTGCCGCGCCACCTGTGGAAAACGCCGCAAACAAAGCCTGCATTGAGTTTTTAGCCAAAACATTTGGCATTGCGAAAAGTCAAGTTGAAATTCTTTCGGGCGATACTTCGCGCAACAAGCTCATTCGGATTTATGGAATCGATAAAACGACGCTGTTAGCCAAGTTTTATAGTAAATCCTGA
- a CDS encoding carboxypeptidase-like regulatory domain-containing protein: MQRLLKLTISRLLVWAAFLFFAAAPQSFAAEFLSEITGKVIDMESHEPVEDATIHVNALDCNCKSGKDGSFVLKNVTEGTLVILVTHPAYQSSRERIAIQKKRVQDILYFVRTEGFHKRPDYCDLQAHTQQIRGNHGKIERFGGAGAAKGTEPIAGGNAEK, from the coding sequence GTGCAAAGGTTATTGAAACTCACGATAAGCCGCCTGCTCGTTTGGGCGGCTTTCCTGTTTTTCGCCGCCGCGCCGCAAAGTTTTGCGGCGGAATTTTTAAGCGAAATAACGGGAAAAGTGATCGATATGGAATCGCATGAGCCTGTTGAAGACGCGACAATCCACGTAAATGCGCTCGATTGCAATTGCAAAAGCGGCAAAGACGGCTCATTTGTCCTCAAAAATGTCACGGAAGGCACGCTGGTGATTTTGGTTACGCATCCGGCTTATCAATCGAGTCGGGAACGAATCGCCATACAAAAAAAACGAGTCCAAGACATTTTATATTTTGTTAGAACCGAAGGTTTTCACAAGCGACCCGATTATTGTGACCTCCAAGCACACACACAACAAATTCGAGGAAATCACGGAAAAATCGAGCGTTTTGGAGGGGCAGGCGCTGCAAAAGGAACTGAGCCAATCGCTGGCGGCAACGCTGAAAAATGA
- a CDS encoding glutamine synthetase III family protein, with product MATTSPKDSAPKVNGNAPVHDKSIASTFGSMTFNMDVMREKLPKEVFYSLKKTIEAGEALAPEIAGVVAHAMKEWALDHGATHYCHWFQPMTGATAEKHDAFISIDKDGSVIERFSGDQLIQGEPDASSFPSGGMRTTFEARGYTAWDPTSPAFLMKTPSGTTLSIPTVFISYNGEALDEKTPMYRSIKALSDASVRLLGLMGRTDVKKVTTYLGAEQEYFLVDKSLYEQRPDLVMSGRTLFGQLPPKGQQLEDHYFGSIPDRALDFMEEVEKELYLLGIPAKTRHNEVAPHQFEIAPIFRETNISADHNLLVMEIMEKVADRKGLALLLHEKPFAGINGSGKHNNWSIASVDGENFLEPGKTPESNLSFLLFLVSILKGIRKRGGLVRAGVASVGNDHRLGANEAPPAVMTVFLGHELTRILDEIENGSVTKASEKQFLNLGLSHLPVLSKDSTDRNRTSPFAFTGNKFEFRAVPSSMQIAIPNTVLNTVMAEAINEVADALKAELDGGKALDAAVLEVVRKAIKETKGVRFEGDNYSEELQEYARKNNLPNLKNTPDALDMLLDESNRSVFTSLGVLSEDEITSRYNIRIEQYIKAIDIEVRTMILMVNSMIIPACVKYQGTLGHAYGSIAHLSKDLGLAEDVLKEQAAHLKAIAEDISLLMKRTATLEAKLEEMETKDGETAKAKFCAYEVLPTSLAVREVVDRLEGQVDGSIWPMPKYIDLLFKY from the coding sequence ATGGCAACTACCAGCCCAAAAGACTCTGCACCAAAAGTGAATGGAAATGCACCGGTTCACGACAAATCAATTGCCTCCACATTCGGCAGCATGACATTCAACATGGATGTGATGCGCGAAAAGCTTCCAAAAGAAGTGTTCTATTCATTGAAAAAAACCATTGAAGCCGGAGAAGCACTGGCTCCGGAAATTGCTGGCGTTGTCGCTCATGCCATGAAAGAATGGGCACTTGATCATGGCGCAACTCACTACTGCCACTGGTTCCAGCCAATGACAGGCGCGACTGCTGAAAAGCATGATGCGTTTATCAGCATTGATAAAGATGGTTCTGTTATCGAGCGTTTTTCTGGCGATCAGTTGATTCAAGGAGAGCCAGATGCGTCCAGCTTCCCATCGGGCGGCATGCGCACCACTTTTGAAGCTCGTGGCTACACCGCTTGGGACCCAACCAGCCCGGCTTTCTTGATGAAAACGCCGAGTGGCACCACATTGAGCATCCCAACCGTGTTCATTTCTTATAATGGTGAAGCACTTGATGAAAAAACACCGATGTATCGTTCGATCAAAGCACTAAGCGATGCCTCAGTTCGTTTGCTTGGCTTGATGGGCAGAACAGACGTGAAAAAAGTGACCACCTACCTTGGTGCTGAACAAGAATATTTCCTTGTCGACAAAAGTCTTTATGAACAGCGCCCAGACCTCGTTATGAGCGGTCGCACGCTTTTCGGTCAATTGCCACCGAAAGGTCAGCAGCTTGAAGATCACTATTTCGGCTCAATTCCGGATCGTGCGCTCGATTTCATGGAAGAAGTTGAGAAAGAGCTTTACTTACTTGGCATTCCAGCAAAAACGCGTCACAACGAAGTTGCACCGCATCAGTTTGAAATTGCTCCGATTTTCCGTGAAACTAACATCTCAGCTGACCACAACCTATTGGTGATGGAAATCATGGAAAAAGTGGCTGACCGAAAAGGTTTGGCGCTCTTGCTTCATGAAAAGCCATTTGCTGGTATCAACGGTTCAGGAAAGCACAACAACTGGTCAATCGCCAGCGTGGATGGTGAAAACTTCCTTGAGCCAGGCAAAACACCGGAATCAAATCTTAGCTTCTTGCTTTTCCTTGTTTCCATTTTGAAGGGTATTCGCAAGCGTGGTGGCTTGGTTCGTGCTGGTGTGGCAAGCGTTGGCAACGACCATCGTCTTGGTGCAAATGAAGCGCCGCCAGCCGTAATGACCGTTTTCCTTGGTCATGAGCTCACTCGCATTTTGGACGAAATTGAAAACGGCAGCGTAACCAAAGCAAGCGAAAAGCAATTCTTGAACCTTGGCCTTTCTCACTTGCCGGTTCTGAGCAAAGACTCAACCGATCGTAACCGTACTTCTCCATTTGCATTTACTGGCAACAAGTTCGAGTTCAGAGCCGTGCCTTCTTCTATGCAAATTGCCATTCCGAACACCGTTCTCAACACCGTTATGGCTGAAGCCATCAACGAAGTTGCCGATGCGCTCAAAGCTGAGTTGGACGGCGGCAAAGCATTAGATGCAGCGGTTCTTGAAGTCGTTCGCAAAGCCATTAAAGAAACCAAAGGCGTTCGCTTCGAAGGTGATAACTACAGCGAAGAGTTGCAAGAATATGCCAGAAAGAACAACTTGCCGAATCTGAAAAACACACCAGATGCGCTTGATATGCTTTTGGATGAGAGCAATCGCAGTGTTTTCACCTCGCTTGGCGTGCTTTCAGAAGACGAAATCACTTCTCGCTACAACATCCGCATTGAGCAGTACATCAAGGCGATCGATATTGAAGTTCGCACCATGATTTTGATGGTCAATTCAATGATCATTCCTGCTTGTGTAAAATATCAAGGCACGCTCGGCCATGCTTATGGCAGCATTGCTCATCTCAGCAAAGATCTTGGTTTAGCAGAAGATGTTCTGAAAGAACAAGCTGCTCATTTGAAAGCCATTGCTGAAGATATTTCCTTGCTCATGAAGCGCACGGCTACGCTTGAGGCGAAACTTGAGGAAATGGAAACCAAAGATGGCGAAACAGCAAAAGCAAAGTTCTGTGCTTATGAAGTGCTTCCTACTTCTCTCGCGGTTCGCGAAGTGGTAGATAGACTTGAGGGTCAAGTAGATGGTTCAATATGGCCAATGCCGAAATACATTGACTTGCTCTTCAAATATTAA
- a CDS encoding TlpA family protein disulfide reductase, with translation MLLALMIATGAFTAYTMNQPESTMNGQAIALKDDGKLAPNFDLETIDGKKLSLSDYKGKAVILNFWATWCPPCRAEIPDMIELQEEYGGENFTFIGVAVGDQLERVKRFVENSGINYPVAMGNNAITDDYGRFIEGGMRGIPTTFVISTKGEILGHFVGARSKEAFEAAIKDALKK, from the coding sequence TTGTTACTTGCGCTAATGATCGCAACCGGTGCATTTACGGCCTACACCATGAACCAGCCGGAATCTACCATGAACGGCCAAGCTATCGCGCTAAAAGATGACGGTAAGCTCGCCCCAAATTTTGACTTGGAAACCATCGATGGTAAAAAATTAAGTTTATCTGACTATAAAGGCAAAGCGGTTATTTTGAACTTTTGGGCGACTTGGTGCCCGCCTTGCCGCGCTGAAATTCCAGATATGATTGAGCTTCAAGAAGAATATGGCGGAGAAAACTTCACCTTTATTGGGGTTGCCGTTGGCGATCAGTTGGAGCGTGTGAAGCGTTTCGTTGAAAATAGCGGCATTAACTATCCGGTTGCTATGGGTAACAATGCCATTACAGATGACTACGGGCGTTTCATTGAAGGCGGCATGCGCGGCATTCCAACCACTTTTGTGATTAGCACCAAAGGTGAAATTCTCGGTCATTTTGTGGGCGCTCGCAGCAAAGAAGCTTTTGAGGCCGCCATTAAAGATGCGCTTAAAAAATAA
- a CDS encoding tyrosine-type recombinase/integrase translates to MFLSEYLKDKSEETCGTYQRALREFQRYYTVAHSWFRFRTQDIEQYKLYLSQYKKLSQVSVSTYLTSIRRLLDYLVAKGKLATNPAKKVKGNRRPTAHTAGTLSEAEAEKLLNVLATEKPQDHRDLITIRLMLECAASEHELVKANVMDFQKSAGGYRLFVQGKGKKSKSEIVEMPAALGQEIERYLLRRENVTQSSPLLASHSRRVSNQRMTTRAMRYRIKHWLEVAGVLRDNITANSLRHTAAKLWLERDKLSLEEIQRKMRHGMISTTQIYAKNQG, encoded by the coding sequence ATGTTTCTTTCAGAATATCTGAAAGATAAAAGTGAGGAAACTTGTGGCACCTATCAACGGGCGCTTCGCGAATTTCAGCGCTATTACACGGTGGCGCATAGCTGGTTTCGCTTTCGCACGCAGGATATTGAGCAATACAAGCTGTATTTATCCCAGTATAAGAAGCTTTCGCAGGTTTCGGTTTCCACTTATTTGACTTCGATTCGCCGGCTGCTCGACTATTTGGTGGCAAAAGGAAAATTGGCAACCAATCCAGCCAAAAAAGTGAAAGGAAACCGTCGGCCTACTGCTCACACGGCAGGCACGCTCAGCGAAGCCGAAGCTGAAAAGTTGCTGAACGTTCTTGCGACCGAAAAACCCCAAGATCATCGCGATTTAATCACCATTCGGTTAATGTTGGAATGCGCCGCGTCGGAGCATGAGCTCGTTAAAGCCAATGTGATGGATTTTCAAAAATCGGCTGGCGGTTATCGTTTATTTGTGCAAGGCAAAGGGAAAAAATCAAAAAGCGAGATTGTGGAAATGCCTGCAGCGTTAGGTCAAGAGATCGAGCGCTATCTTTTGCGCCGCGAAAACGTCACCCAGTCATCGCCGTTGCTGGCCAGTCATAGCCGTCGCGTTAGCAATCAGCGAATGACAACGCGCGCCATGCGTTATCGAATTAAACATTGGTTAGAAGTGGCTGGCGTTTTGCGCGATAACATCACCGCAAATAGCTTGCGCCACACGGCGGCAAAACTTTGGCTGGAACGCGATAAACTCTCGCTTGAGGAAATTCAGCGCAAAATGCGTCACGGCATGATTTCTACAACGCAGATTTATGCGAAAAATCAAGGTTAG
- the serB gene encoding phosphoserine phosphatase SerB: MREIILLSFTGEDKPGLSSSITEILAKYRIDILDIGQAVIHNALSLGILAQVPKEFEASPVLKDILFRSHQLGIQVRFYPVEEATYENWVAQQGKPRYIITLLARKITAEHISKVTAIIAANNLNIDQISRLSGRIPLQETYTQTRACIELFVRGEPIDKNKMRASFLDITDELGVDIAFQEDDIFRRFRRLVGFDMDSTLIEVEVIDELAKAAGVGDKVSAITEKAMRGEIDFTESFRRRVGLLEGLDESVLAGIAERLPITEGAERLFAILKTLGFKTAILSGGFTYFARHLQKRLGIDYIYANELEIENGKVTGKVTGQVVDGKRKAELLQEIAKKEGIRMEQVIAVGDGANDLPMLSVAGLGIAFRAKPIVKESAEHSISTLGLDGILYLLGFRDREVA; the protein is encoded by the coding sequence ATGAGAGAAATCATCCTTTTATCTTTTACGGGAGAAGACAAACCGGGGCTTTCCTCGTCCATTACCGAGATTTTAGCCAAATATCGAATCGACATTCTCGACATCGGGCAAGCCGTAATTCATAACGCGCTTTCGCTTGGCATTTTGGCACAAGTTCCCAAGGAGTTCGAAGCCTCGCCTGTTTTAAAAGACATTCTGTTTCGCTCGCATCAGTTGGGCATACAGGTTCGATTTTATCCAGTTGAAGAAGCCACCTACGAAAACTGGGTTGCGCAGCAAGGCAAACCGCGCTACATCATTACCTTGCTTGCACGCAAAATCACGGCTGAGCATATCTCAAAAGTAACGGCCATTATCGCCGCCAATAACCTCAACATTGATCAAATTAGCCGACTTTCCGGTCGAATTCCATTGCAAGAAACGTACACCCAAACGCGCGCGTGCATTGAACTTTTCGTTCGCGGCGAACCGATCGATAAAAATAAAATGCGCGCCTCGTTTCTGGACATTACCGATGAGCTCGGCGTCGACATTGCATTCCAGGAAGATGACATTTTCCGTCGTTTCCGGCGGCTGGTTGGTTTTGATATGGATTCGACTTTGATTGAAGTAGAAGTTATTGATGAGCTGGCCAAAGCGGCAGGCGTGGGCGATAAGGTTTCGGCCATTACAGAAAAAGCCATGCGCGGCGAAATTGATTTCACTGAAAGCTTCAGACGCCGTGTAGGCCTTTTAGAAGGGCTGGATGAATCGGTTTTGGCTGGCATTGCCGAGCGGCTGCCCATCACCGAAGGCGCAGAGCGGCTCTTTGCCATTTTAAAAACGCTGGGCTTTAAAACGGCGATTTTGTCAGGCGGATTCACCTATTTTGCACGTCATCTTCAAAAACGGTTAGGCATAGATTACATTTACGCCAACGAATTGGAAATTGAAAACGGCAAAGTTACCGGTAAAGTTACCGGACAAGTCGTCGATGGAAAACGCAAAGCCGAATTGCTTCAAGAAATTGCGAAAAAAGAAGGGATTCGGATGGAGCAAGTGATTGCTGTCGGCGATGGCGCCAACGATTTGCCAATGTTAAGCGTGGCAGGACTTGGCATTGCGTTTCGTGCAAAGCCCATCGTAAAAGAATCTGCGGAACACTCCATTTCCACATTAGGCTTAGATGGTATTCTCTATTTGTTAGGTTTTAGAGATAGAGAAGTGGCATAA
- a CDS encoding class II aldolase/adducin family protein has protein sequence MNIALQEEVVRFTRKVAEHGFVASFDGNLSLRSSEGIYITATRTLKSDATTSDICLIDLDGNLLEGERKPSSETLMHLLIYRERPDVMGVVHTHAPYATAFASARQPLDAAVFPEVILDIGPVPLAEYATPSTEDVPNSLKPAIAWANGILLANHGLVCMGGSLAEAFFRTEKLEHAAKTLIAAQTLGGAVPLKRCEVDYLYETHQTFKRRGVLMDCESLDHPSCRTSDDREKLVCHPSDKNCREEFISKTAHAVLKRLKG, from the coding sequence ATGAACATTGCACTTCAAGAAGAAGTTGTTCGTTTCACAAGAAAGGTCGCGGAGCACGGCTTTGTGGCCAGCTTTGACGGCAACCTTAGCCTAAGAAGTTCGGAAGGCATCTACATTACCGCAACCCGCACGCTCAAATCCGATGCCACCACCAGCGATATTTGCCTCATTGACCTTGACGGAAATCTTTTGGAAGGTGAACGCAAGCCATCGAGCGAAACCTTGATGCACCTTTTGATTTATCGCGAACGCCCGGATGTGATGGGCGTGGTTCATACGCACGCACCCTATGCCACGGCGTTTGCGTCCGCTCGCCAACCGCTCGACGCAGCCGTTTTTCCCGAAGTCATTTTGGACATCGGTCCTGTTCCACTCGCCGAATACGCCACGCCCAGCACAGAAGACGTGCCAAACTCGCTCAAACCTGCCATCGCTTGGGCAAATGGCATTTTGCTTGCCAATCATGGGCTTGTTTGTATGGGAGGCTCGCTTGCGGAAGCCTTTTTTCGAACGGAAAAATTGGAGCATGCTGCAAAAACCCTGATCGCTGCACAAACGCTCGGAGGCGCCGTGCCACTCAAGCGCTGCGAAGTGGATTATCTTTACGAAACGCACCAAACCTTTAAACGGCGCGGTGTTTTGATGGATTGCGAATCGCTTGACCATCCTTCGTGCAGAACTTCCGACGATAGAGAAAAGCTCGTTTGCCATCCAAGTGATAAAAATTGCCGTGAGGAATTTATTTCGAAAACCGCTCACGCCGTTTTGAAACGCTTGAAAGGTTAA
- a CDS encoding Lrp/AsnC family transcriptional regulator — translation MTWHIDKIDLKLLDLLNEQGRIRRNELAEAVGLSIPSVSERLEKLEKRGVITGYTVLIDEKKLGFDITSYIRVRMESSKHYPALSKHVQKEDEILECYTVTGEGSHLLKVKTQNTSSLEKLLARIQSWPGVIGTETSFVLSTLKHSFNVPAEKAFKDIEKIRFEESTTTKRL, via the coding sequence ATGACATGGCACATCGACAAAATTGATTTGAAGCTGCTGGACTTGCTCAACGAGCAAGGCCGGATTCGGCGCAATGAGCTGGCAGAAGCTGTTGGGCTGTCCATTCCATCGGTCAGCGAACGGCTTGAAAAGCTTGAAAAACGAGGTGTCATCACCGGCTATACAGTTTTAATCGACGAGAAAAAGTTAGGGTTTGACATTACTTCATACATTCGTGTGCGAATGGAATCCTCAAAACACTACCCAGCGCTTTCCAAACACGTTCAAAAGGAAGATGAAATTCTTGAGTGCTATACGGTGACTGGAGAAGGCTCGCATCTATTGAAAGTGAAAACACAAAATACTTCTTCACTTGAAAAACTGCTTGCGCGCATCCAATCCTGGCCGGGCGTTATCGGTACAGAAACAAGTTTTGTACTTTCGACGCTAAAGCATTCGTTTAATGTGCCAGCGGAAAAGGCCTTTAAGGATATTGAAAAAATCAGGTTTGAGGAGAGCACTACAACCAAAAGACTTTGA